One part of the Humulus lupulus chromosome 9, drHumLupu1.1, whole genome shotgun sequence genome encodes these proteins:
- the LOC133799566 gene encoding berberine bridge enzyme-like 8, with product MMDTLRGFMLFVLLIFFISKLSSSTSLNEFIECLQGNSKSIPNIITAKNSTFQSILFSRIHNKRYSTLQTPKPLAIVQVNDESDIKTTILCTKQHNLQLRIRSCGHDFESLSSVSSVPFIILDMLNFRSIDIDIGDETTWVQAGASLGELYYKIGKTSPVHGFSASVCPGVCTGGHFSGGGYGPMMRMYGLTIDNILDARIMDVNGKILDRKTMGEDVFWAIRGGGGASFGVILSWKIKLSRVPPKVTVFRVNRSAKQGSFEAFYRWQYVAPNLPKEVFIRAQLDVVNQSNGEDGNKTIMVSFIGHYLGQAHELVSLLEQRFPELGLKKTECFEMNWVESTVFWIDNHPVEKITSLDELLVRKNGSVEFYKLKSDYMKTPFTKQALKTLWTTMIKIGRVWMKWNPYGGRMSEVSEWETPFPHRAGNLALLQYYVFWNESGINATNHFMNLSRELYEKMAPFVSKNPRETFLNYRDLDIGENLDNQTSLKTALVYGEKYFKGNFDRLVKAKAIIDPNNFFRNEQSIPPPQRTN from the coding sequence ATGATGGATACACTTCGAGGCTTTATGCTTTTCGTTCTCTTAATCTTTTTCATCTCAAAACTTTCTTCATCAACATCTTTAAATGAGTTTATTGAATGCCTCCAAGGCAACTCTAAATCCATCCCAAACATTATCACTGCCAAGAACTCAACATTCCAATCCATTCTATTCTCCCGCATCCACAACAAAAGATACTCCACACTTCAAACCCCAAAACCCCTTGCAATCGTACAAGTCAACGATGAGTCCGACATCAAAACGACAATATTATGCACCAAACAACACAATCTCCAGCTCAGGATTCGAAGTTGTGGGCATGATTTCGAGAGCCTCTCATCGGTCTCTAGCGTCCCATTCATTATTCTCGACATGCTTAACTTTCGATCCATCGATATTGACATTGGTGATGAAACTACTTGGGTTCAAGCTGGTGCCAGTCTCGGCGAGCTTTACTATAAGATAGGGAAGACTAGTCCAGTCCACGGGTTCTCAGCTTCTGTGTGTCCTGGAGTTTGCACTGGAGGACACTTCAGTGGTGGAGGGTATGGACCGATGATGAGAATGTATGGACTCACGATTGATAATATCTTAGATGCTCGGATAATGGACGTGAATGGTAAAATACTAGACAGGAAGACGATGGGAGAGGATGTGTTTTGGGCCATTAGAGGAGGAGGTGGAGCAAGTTTTGGAGTTATCCTTTCGTGGAAGATCAAATTGAGTCGTGTCCCACCCAAAGTAACAGTTTTCAGAGTTAATAGGAGTGCAAAACAAGGCTCCTTCGAGGCTTTTTATCGTTGGCAATATGTGGCTCCTAACCTGCCTAAGGAGGTTTTCATAAGAGCACAGTTGGATGTGGTAAACCAGTCAAATGGGGAAGATGGTAACAAAACAATCATGGTGTCTTTCATTGGACATTACTTAGGACAAGCCCACGAGCTTGTTTCTCTTCTAGAACAACGATTCCCTGAATTGGGTTTAAAGAAAACAGAGTGCTTTGAAATGAATTGGGTGGAATCCACTGTATTTTGGATCGACAATCACCCAGTTGAAAAAATAACATCCTTAGATGAGTTGCTCGTAAGGAAAAATGGGTCCGTTGAGTTTTACAAGTTAAAGTCTGATTACATGAAAACACCTTTTACAAAGCAAGCATTGAAGACATTATGGACAACAATGATCAAGATTGGTAGAGTTTGGATGAAGTGGAACCCTTATGGAGGGAGAATGAGCGAGGTTTCGGAATGGGAAACACCTTTCCCTCATAGGGCTGGAAACTTGGCTTTGCTGCAGTATTATGTATTTTGGAATGAGAGTGGGATTAATGCAACAAATCATTTCATGAATCTTTCAAGAGAGTTGTACGAGAAGATGGCTCCTTTTGTTTCAAAGAATCCGAGAGAAACTTTCTTGAATTATAGGGATCTTGACATCGGAGAAAACCTAGATAATCAGACGTCCTTAAAGACTGCACTTGTTTatggagaaaaatattttaagggTAATTTTGATAGGTTGGTGAAAGCGAAAGCAATCATAGATCCTAATAATTTCTTTAGAAATGAGCAAAGTATTCCACCTCCTCAGAGAACGAATTGA